A segment of the Halovivax limisalsi genome:
GCCTACTGGCTCCTCCAGGGAATGGCCGACGACGGCGAAATCGTCCTCACCGAACTCGACGCCGAAGAACTCGAGAAAGGCGAGGAGTTTCTCGCCGACGCCGGCGAAGCCGACCGGGCGACGTTCGAACGCGGCGACGCGCTCGAGATCGCCCAGGAGTACGACGGACCGTTCGACGTCGTCCTGATCGACCACCAGAAGTCGCGCTACGCCGACGCGTTCGAGCTGATCCGCGAGAAACTCGCACCCGGCGGCGTCGTCATCGCGGACAACGTGCTCTACGGCGGGCACGACTACCACGACAGCCTGGCGTACGTCGAGGGCGACGGCGAGTTACCCGACGACGAGAACGCCCGCGGGATCGTCCGGTACCTCGAGACGGTCCGGTCGGCCGATGGCTTTCAGACGTCGGTCATTCCCGTCGGAAGCGGGCTCGCGGTGACGGTTCGAGCGTAGCGCGAGGCGTCGACCCGCCGCAGCGTGATCGTCGGCCACGCCGATTGAATCAAATTTAGTTAGCCTTATTAATCGTCTGTGAAATTTAAATGTAAGGCATGGATAGGCGACAGTACCTCGGAGTTTCGAGTGCCGTAGTCGCAGGAATACTGGGTGGCTGTAGTACGGGCGGCGGGTCGGACGACTCGACAGATGGCGACGGGACCGACGGTGGGGCCGACGAATCGGACGACGGGGCCGATTCCGGCGGCGAGGGGCGTCCCGATTTGGGCGACGAGCCGCTCGAGATGGACGAGGCGGTGGTCTTCTACACCGAAGATGGGAGCGAAGAACTCGCGTTCTGGCTGGGCGAGCCCGAGTTCACACCCGCCCTCGTCACCGACCGGCGCGAACAGGGGATCATCTCGTCCGATCACCCGGACGGGGCGTTCTTCCTGACCGTCGAGGTCGGCCTCGAGAACACCGGCGACGGTGCGGTCGACATGCCCTCGGGCGTCGATCTCACCGTCGACGGACAGACCTACAGTCACGTGCGGACCGCCCTCGCCGACGAGTACGATCCGTTCGCGGAGATCCAGCCCGGCGAGACGGTGACCCAGACGCTCGTCTTCGACGTCCCGGACGTCTCGGAGACGGGCCGGCTGGCGGTCGAGTGGGGCCGGCTGGACACCGCCACGGCCGAGTGGGCGATCGACCTCGGGTCGGTCGAGCGACGCTCGCTCGGCCTCGACGCGATCGAACCGACCGAGCGCGTGACGGTCGGTACCGACGCCGTCCAGTACACCCTCTCCGTCGAGGACGTCGCGGAACGGACCGACGAGGATGACAAGCAGTCCGTCCACGTGACGCTGCGAGCGGCGAACACCGGCCAGGTGGTGGCCCAGGACCCGACGCTCCGGGGGGTGAGGCTGCACGCCGACGGCGAGTCGTACGAACCGGTCGCGTACGACGGCGACGACGCATACGCGGTCGAGGAGCTGGCACCCGGCGACGTTGCGACCGGCATCCTCGCGTTTCAGGTGCCCGCCACGGCCGAAGACTATCGGTTCCGGATCCAGCTGACGATGGAGCTGGCGGCAACCTGGGAGTTGTGAGGTTGCGGTGCCACCTCGCTACGCTGGACGTTCTCCGTTCGGACGGTCGCCTCGAAACCGCGCCGAGCTGGAGCGCGGCGAGGGATTGCCGTCGGTACCATGGAATCTCACTCCCGACGTGCGCTGTGTGAACGGCGCACCTACCGTTGCGGAGTGTAAAAGCGGGTTGCCCGTCGCCGCTAGAGAACGATCGTTTCGACTTCCTCGACGTCGACGAAGTCAGGATCGCCGGTATAGAGCGTCCCACAGTCGTCGTGGAGGCTGGCTGTTGCGACGTGAATCGCGTCCGCGTACGAGAGTTCGCACGTTCCTCGTTCGTAATATTTGTATCGGAGATCCGCCGCGTGAGATGCGATCTCGTCGATCAGCGGCATACTTTCGATCTCGGTCGACTGCATCAGGATGTCGACTGCCTCCGCGGCGCGCTCTCGCCTCTCGACAGATTGTATGCGGTAGCGGACCTCTGCAACCACTGTGGGTGCGATGAGCCCACCTTCAGTCGCCGCCTCGCGTATCACCGCCTCCGCATCCGCGGACGAATCGCCGTCCAAGAGGTATTCGAGCCAGATCCACGAATCAAGAAAGTCCATCTCAGTTCGCTCCGTCGAGA
Coding sequences within it:
- a CDS encoding O-methyltransferase, with product MPRYIDESAERYVRAVGPDHDETHAAMAAFADEHDFPIIGPVAGGVLRSYAAARRAERVFEFGSGFGYSAYWLLQGMADDGEIVLTELDAEELEKGEEFLADAGEADRATFERGDALEIAQEYDGPFDVVLIDHQKSRYADAFELIREKLAPGGVVIADNVLYGGHDYHDSLAYVEGDGELPDDENARGIVRYLETVRSADGFQTSVIPVGSGLAVTVRA
- a CDS encoding PIN domain-containing protein, yielding MDFLDSWIWLEYLLDGDSSADAEAVIREAATEGGLIAPTVVAEVRYRIQSVERRERAAEAVDILMQSTEIESMPLIDEIASHAADLRYKYYERGTCELSYADAIHVATASLHDDCGTLYTGDPDFVDVEEVETIVL
- a CDS encoding DUF4352 domain-containing protein, giving the protein MDRRQYLGVSSAVVAGILGGCSTGGGSDDSTDGDGTDGGADESDDGADSGGEGRPDLGDEPLEMDEAVVFYTEDGSEELAFWLGEPEFTPALVTDRREQGIISSDHPDGAFFLTVEVGLENTGDGAVDMPSGVDLTVDGQTYSHVRTALADEYDPFAEIQPGETVTQTLVFDVPDVSETGRLAVEWGRLDTATAEWAIDLGSVERRSLGLDAIEPTERVTVGTDAVQYTLSVEDVAERTDEDDKQSVHVTLRAANTGQVVAQDPTLRGVRLHADGESYEPVAYDGDDAYAVEELAPGDVATGILAFQVPATAEDYRFRIQLTMELAATWEL